The genomic region GCCACTGCTACCATCAACGGCGGGCAGCTAAACGATGCGCTGCTGCTCACAACCAGCAAGACCAACGAGGGCGTGACCATCACCTCCGCTTTTGATGACAACCTAGTAAAAACCAGCCGCAGTATAGAGTGTCCCGAGGGGCAGGGCTACACGCAGTGGGGCGGTAGCTGGCGCAACGGCAAAGCCGAAGGACCGGCTCTGTGCTTCAAGATTGAGATAGACGTGACGGTGCCGGCCGGCGTGGCGGTGCGCGTGAACACCATTAGCGGCAATATTGAAGTAACCGATCTGACGGCGCCGCTGGAAGCCAAAAGTATCAGTGGCTTTGTAGATGTGAGCTGGCCCGCCCGCCAGGGTGCCGAGGTAGCGTTTAAGACCATCACCGGCGAGGTGTATACCGACCAGGAAATTGCCTTCGCCAACCGCAAAGAAAACCCCATCGTGGGCTATCAGCTGCGCGGCACGCTGGGCAGCACCGGTGGTCCTGCGGTGCGCCTGGAATCTATCAGCGGCGACGTGTTCTTCCGCAAGCGCAAGTAAAGGCGCCCTACCCTGGCAGAAGCTAGTTTTCTGCCAGGGTGGTTAGAGATAAGTAATTGATTTATAGTGTATCGTTATGTATAAAGATGGCCGCGAGATGGTCATGCTGAGTCTGTCGAAGCATCTCGTGTGCAGTACTCAACGTCAGCGCACGAGATGCCTCAATAGGCTTAGCAGAACGAGCGGGCAGCTACCGAAGTATATTCAACGAAAAATTTCGTAGATCTTATTGCTTTTATAGAAACAACACTATATGTTTGTAGTACGAAAAAGTTCGTAATAAAAGATATCCACTATTCCTCGTCGACGGTAGGTCTGCTGAAGCACTGATTTCGCATACCCTTTCTGTTCCGTCGGCATTGCTGCCAGGCACCGCGCACTTGCTGCAGCGTTGCTTCCCGTCCCTTCTCCGCTTGCTTGCTGCTATTGCCGCCCGGTATGTAGCGTGGTCTTTTGCGTGCCTTCACTAGAGCTGTCTGGCTCCCTATCACTTTCTGCTATGTTGAAGTATATCACCCTTTTATGGGTGCTGCTGGGCGTGCTATGCCCGGCCGTAGCCCAAACCAACAGCACCGGCCGCATTGCAGGCACCGTGCTCAACGCCACCACCAAACAGCCCGTAGAGTTTGCCACGGTGGCCCTGCTAAGCAAGGGCACCGGCAAGCCGCTCGACGGAACCGCCTGCGACGCCAAGGGTGCCTTTGCTTTCGAGAAGGTAGCGCAGGGCGAGTACAGCGTCTCCATCAGCTTTGTGGGTTTTGAGACGAAAGTGGTGGAAAACGTGACACCGGGCACTGCGGCCGCGAACCTGGGCCAAGTGCTGCTCACGCCTACCACGCAGCAGTTGGCCGAAGTGCAGGTGGTAGGGCAAAAGGAACTGGTGGAAACCCACGCCGACCGCATCGTGTACAACGCCGAAAAGGACATCAGCAACGCGGGAGCTACGGCCGCCGAGATGCTGCGTAAGGTGCCTCTGCTCACCGTTGATAATGACGGCAACGTGGAGCTGCGCGGCTCTACCAGCGTGCGGGTGCTCATCAACGGCAAGCCCAGCACCATCTTGGCCAGCAGCGTGGCCGACGCCCTGCGCCGCCTACCCGCCGACAAGGTGAAAGCGGTGGAGGTAATTACCTCACCGGGCGCCAAATATGACGCCGAGGGCTCGGGCGGGGTGATTAATATCGTCTTGAAAAAGAACGATTTATCCGGCATCACGGGCTCGATAGACGCTACGGCGGGCACGCGCTATAGCAACCTCAATACCAACCTGACCATTCGGCGCGGGAAGCTGGGTATCACGTCGGAGGCGGGTTCCTACGCCCACTACAACCGTAGTCGGGGTAGCCTCAACCGCACCGATTTTTTGCCTGAAAACCAAACGGCGCAATTGAGCCAGCAGAACAGTCGGCGCAATGGTGGTGGTGGGGTGTATGCTCGCTTAGGCTTCGACTATGACCTGACAGAAAAGGATGCCGTGACCCTGGGGGCGTACACCGACCTCTACCGCTCGGCCAGCACGCAACACCTGTATTCTACCTACGTGGCGCCGTTGAGCTTCGACCAGTTTGCGCGCGACATCCGGCGGCCGTGGGGCGCCAACTGGTGGCCCGAGTTCAGCCTAAACGGCAGCTACACGCACACCTTCAAGCCGAAGCACGAGCTGAGCCTGCTGGCGCTGCAAAACTATGTATCGAACACTTCTATCTACAATCTCGACCAGACCCGCCCCGAGCAGGGCTTCGACTACCGCGAAACCGGCAACAACCGCAGCCGCAGCCGCGAAACCACCCTGCAACTCGACTACACCCAGCCCATTGACAGCACCAGTATGCTGGAACTAGGGGCCAAAACCATCTTGCGTAACGAACAGAGTGACTACCGTATCAGCGCCGATAGCCTCGATGGGGGAGGGTTTCGGTTGGTGCCGTCGCGCTCCAACGAATTCAACTACCAGCAAAATGTGGTGGCGGGCTACGCTTCTTACGGTCTGCGCTTGCTCAAGAGCTACAGCCTGAAAGCCGGGGCTCGGGTAGAGCACACCCGCGTGGATGGCGACTTTCTGACCAGCAGCACCAGCGTGCGGCAGCGCTACACCAACTTTATTCCTACCCTGAACATCTCCCGCGAGTTTGGGAAGGAGAAGGAGCACAAGCTGAATATAGGCTACTCGCGTCGGCTCCAGCGTCCTTCCATCTTCTTGCTAAACCCTTACATCGACGTGAGCAACCGGCGCGTGGTGCGGACCGGCAACCCCAACCTGACGGCCGAGCTAACCGACGCCTACGAGCTGGGCTACAGCACTACCATTCAGAAAACCACCTTGAACGTGTCGGCCTACCTGCGCCGGACCAACAACGCGTTTCAGCCGTTTGCGCGCACGGTGTCCACCAGCCAGGTGTTCCCCACCGATACCAGCAATACCACGGTGTTCCTGACTACCTCCGAAAACGTGGGGCAACGCGCTACCTACGGTGCAAATCTGTACGGCTCCACGAAGCTTTCTGAGAAATGGACGCTCAACGGCAGCCTCAACGCCTACTACGTATCGGTGACGAGCGGCGCGCTGGGTATTGCCAACCAGGGCTGGGTCTACAATGGAAACGTGTCGTCGGCGTGGACCTTTGAGCACGGGCTGAGCGCACAGGCCGCCGTGTACGTCAACTCGCCGCGGGTGTTCTTGCAGGGCCGTACCAACGGCAACGTGTGGCACAACCTGTCGGTGAAGAAGGAGCTGTTCGACAAGAAAGCCAGCCTTACCCTCGGCCTCGACAACCCCTTTGCCCGCACCATCCGCTACCGCACCACCATCACGCAGGCCGACCTGTTCTCCTCCCAGGAAATAACCGACGCCTACAACCGCGCCGTGCGCCTAAGCTTCAACTGGAAGTTCGGCAAGATGGACGACTCGCCTAAAAAAGCCCGCAAAACCATCAGCAACGACGATAGGCAGGGGGGGAAGGGGTAGAGAGGGTGTGAGATACTGTGATAAAGAGCAAGAACTTGGGCAAGTTTTTTATCTTTAGGCTCCTTCAAGGAGAGCCTTCGGGTTCATCCTGTGTAGCCTCGGCCCATTAATCGGCCGGGGCTACTTCTTTTTCGGCCATGTGGGCCGGGTGGAACTGCGGGTCGTAGGGGCGGTCGTTTTTCCAGAGCGAATAGCAGAGCAGCAAGAGCTTGCGCATGACGGCAATGACGCCGGGCTTGCCGCTGGGCTGGCGGGCGCGCAAGCGGGCATAGAAGGCTTTTTGCTGCGGATTATAGCGCAGGCTGCTCACGGCTGGCAGGTAGAGCGCCGTACGCAGGCGCACGTTCCCTCGGCGGGAAATGCGCGTGGCTTGGGAAGAGAGGCCGCTTTGGCGCTGCACCACGTCTAGGCCGGCGTAGGAGGCGAGCTGGCGCTCGTTTTCCACCAGGATGAAGCCGTTGGTTTCGGCCACCACCACGATGGCCGTGGTCAGACCGATGCCGGGGATGCTGGTCAGGTGGGCCAGTTTGCGGGCCAACTCCGGCTCCGCGTCGAGCAGCAGCGAGAGGTCTTGGTCGACGGCTTTTAGCTGTTGGGCAACGAGTTGCTGCTGAGCGGCCAAGCGCTCGAGGGTGCGGGCGTCGGGCTGGTAGCTGTGCTGGTAGGCGTGGCACCGGGTTTTGAGCTGTCCGCCCTGCTCGCTTAGGCGCTGACGCTCGCGGGCCAGGGCCCGCAGCTGGCGCAGAGCGGGCGTTGGTGGTTGCCAGGCGGGCAAGGCCCGCTCCAGGCCCAGGCGGCAAAGCAGGCGGGCATCGAGTTGATCGGTCTTGCTCTTGAGCTCGGTGCTCTGGGCAAAGTGCTTGACTTTGTTGGGCAGTAGCACGCTCAGGGCCTGTGCGTTATCGGAGAGAAAATAGGCTAAGGCTTCGTAGTAGACCCCAGTGGCTTCGACCACGAACCACAATGGGGCGGCGGGCGCCTGTTGCTTGGCCGTCCAGGCCAGCAGGGCCGTGAAGCCGGCCAGCGTGTTGGCAAACGTGGTTTCTTTACCAAAACGCAGCTGCTGGCTGGCCTCGATGCGGCCGAAGCAGGCCACGAAGGTGTCTTTGGCAATGTCAATGCCCACAACGTATTTCAGCGGGGCGGTGGGGGAAGGGACGCGGGGCATCGGCACGGGGTAAAAAGGTGGAAAGCAACCAGCCAGCAAGGTTTTCACCGCAACTCTCCTTGTACAAATGCGGGAT from Hymenobacter aerilatus harbors:
- a CDS encoding outer membrane beta-barrel family protein — translated: MLKYITLLWVLLGVLCPAVAQTNSTGRIAGTVLNATTKQPVEFATVALLSKGTGKPLDGTACDAKGAFAFEKVAQGEYSVSISFVGFETKVVENVTPGTAAANLGQVLLTPTTQQLAEVQVVGQKELVETHADRIVYNAEKDISNAGATAAEMLRKVPLLTVDNDGNVELRGSTSVRVLINGKPSTILASSVADALRRLPADKVKAVEVITSPGAKYDAEGSGGVINIVLKKNDLSGITGSIDATAGTRYSNLNTNLTIRRGKLGITSEAGSYAHYNRSRGSLNRTDFLPENQTAQLSQQNSRRNGGGGVYARLGFDYDLTEKDAVTLGAYTDLYRSASTQHLYSTYVAPLSFDQFARDIRRPWGANWWPEFSLNGSYTHTFKPKHELSLLALQNYVSNTSIYNLDQTRPEQGFDYRETGNNRSRSRETTLQLDYTQPIDSTSMLELGAKTILRNEQSDYRISADSLDGGGFRLVPSRSNEFNYQQNVVAGYASYGLRLLKSYSLKAGARVEHTRVDGDFLTSSTSVRQRYTNFIPTLNISREFGKEKEHKLNIGYSRRLQRPSIFLLNPYIDVSNRRVVRTGNPNLTAELTDAYELGYSTTIQKTTLNVSAYLRRTNNAFQPFARTVSTSQVFPTDTSNTTVFLTTSENVGQRATYGANLYGSTKLSEKWTLNGSLNAYYVSVTSGALGIANQGWVYNGNVSSAWTFEHGLSAQAAVYVNSPRVFLQGRTNGNVWHNLSVKKELFDKKASLTLGLDNPFARTIRYRTTITQADLFSSQEITDAYNRAVRLSFNWKFGKMDDSPKKARKTISNDDRQGGKG
- a CDS encoding IS110 family transposase; the protein is MPRVPSPTAPLKYVVGIDIAKDTFVACFGRIEASQQLRFGKETTFANTLAGFTALLAWTAKQQAPAAPLWFVVEATGVYYEALAYFLSDNAQALSVLLPNKVKHFAQSTELKSKTDQLDARLLCRLGLERALPAWQPPTPALRQLRALARERQRLSEQGGQLKTRCHAYQHSYQPDARTLERLAAQQQLVAQQLKAVDQDLSLLLDAEPELARKLAHLTSIPGIGLTTAIVVVAETNGFILVENERQLASYAGLDVVQRQSGLSSQATRISRRGNVRLRTALYLPAVSSLRYNPQQKAFYARLRARQPSGKPGVIAVMRKLLLLCYSLWKNDRPYDPQFHPAHMAEKEVAPAD